In Phycisphaerales bacterium, the sequence CCCTACCAGACCGCGCGCGACGCGCGGAGCAAGGCCGCGGGCGATGTCATCACGGCGCTGCAGGTCCAGATGCAGGAGATCGAGCAGCGCGCCCAGAACGCCACCCCGCCCATCACGCAGGGTTCCCCCGAGTACGACGCGATGGCCAAGGACTACAACGACAAGCGCACCGCCGCCAACAAGGAGGCCCAGGCCCTCGAGGACTTCCAGACGAACCAGATCAAGGAGGCGTACGCCCTCGCCGTCGGCGCGATCAACACCCTCGCCGAGGATCGCGGGATCGCCTTCGTGATGACCTCGCGCCTCGACACGACGAAGTTCCGCTCGATGGACTCCAACGGCGTGGGGCAGGAGGTCCTGGCGCGGACCGTCGTCCGCTGGCCCAAGGCCCTCGATCTCACCGACGACGTGCTCAAGGCGCTGAGCGTCACGCGGGCGCCCGAGGAGTTGCCCAACGCGGAGCCGGTGTACCCGCCGAACTCGGGTCTTGCGCCTCAACCCGCACCCACCACGCCGTAAGCGGCGGTCGACTATGACAGCACGGGCCACAGAAGCATGGCGGCGGCCATGAGCGCCATGCCCACGTCCTCGACGATGGTGACCGTCGTCATGGGCAGGTTGAGCGCCGTCCCCAGGCACGCGCAGCGGATGCGGCTCCGGTTCAGAACCGCGCGCCCGACGCCGAGCGTCCCCACCACCATCACCACGAGCGTGACCGCGTTGGTGATGGCGAGTTGGAAGCGCGTGAGGTACGCGACGCCGAGGGCCAACTCGAGGAAGGGATAGACGAAGGCGTACCCCCGGCTCCTCGCCGCGATGAGGTCGTACATCCGGTAGGCAAAGACGAACCCGCGGAGGTCGAGGAACTTGAAGAAGGAGAAGACGACGAAGAACCCGGCCATGAAGTCGAGCATGGACTCGTGCCACGACCACGCGAGGCGGCGAAGGCCCACGATCGCGACGACGCCGACGATGAACGAGACGATGAGGAAAAGGGGATAGAGGGACTCGTTGTCCGGCTCGCCGTCGGTGGCGGTTTGAGCGGCCGTGGGTGCCGTGTGAGGCTCGATGACGCCGTACGACCTTCCCTGGTCGCTTGCGGAACGCACGGCGTGACGCAGCGACTCGAGGGAGATCTCACGATCGGAGACGACGGTCGCGTGCGGTCCTGCGGCGTCCGTTGAGGCCGTGCGTGAGACGTGGACATTGGTCACGCCGGGGATCGTCTTGATGGCGGCGGCGACGCGCCCCTCGCACGCGGCACAGTGCATCCCCGTGATCGCGATCGTCACTCGTGCTGGCGTCTGCATACCCCTTTGGATTCACTTCGTGACGGCGGCGCACACTTTTTTCGCCGCGTCCGTCAGGTCGGTCGCCGCCTGCAGCGTGGGGAGTTTCGTGCTCGCGTCCGCGAGGAGTCTGCGCCCTGCCTCGACGTTGGTCCCCTCGAGGCGGACGACGAGCGGGACCTTGAAACCCACACTGCCGTCGGCGTTCTTGTGCTTGGTCGCGGCGTTGACGATCCCCTGCGCGATGACATCGCAGCGCATGATCCCGCCGAAGATGTTGACGAGCACGCCCTGCACCTTGGCGTCCGACAGGATAATGGAGAACGCCTCGGTGACGGCCTCCTCGGTCGCGCCGCCGCCCACGTCGAGGAAGTTAGCGGGCTCGCCGCCGTGCAGTTTGATGATGTCCATGGTCGCCATCGCCAGCCCCGCGCCGTTGACGAGGCAGCCGATGGTGCCGTCGAGGGCGATGTACGTCAGGCCGAACTTCTGGGCGCGGGCCTCGGCCGGGTTTTCCTCCGAGGCGTCGTGGAGTTGGGTGATCTCCTTGTGGCGGAAGAGGGCGTTGTCGTCGAAGTTGAACTTGGCGTCGATGGCGAGGACCATCGGGTCGGCGCCCTTCGACGGGTCCGTCGCGACGACCAGCGGATTGATCTCGGCGAGAGTGCAGTCTTTCTCCACATACAACCTCGCGAGATTCAGCATGATGCCCGCGGCCTGGTTGGCGAGTTTGCCGGTGAGGCCGATGGCAAAGGCTGCCTGGCGCGCCTGGAACGCCTGCAGCCCGAGCACGGGGTGGAGCGGGAACTTGTGGATCGCGCCGGGGTTCTTCTTGGCGACCTCTTCGATCTCAACGCCGCCCTCGCGCGAGGCGATGAGCACGTTGCGTCGCGTCTTGCGGTCGGTGGTGATGGCGAGGTAGAACTCCTCCTTGCCGCCGCCCCCCACTCCGCCCTTCCGATCGGCAATGTCCACGCCCGCCGCGATCAACAGTCGCTTCACGTCGAGACCTTCCGGCGGCGTCTGCGGCGACTTCATCCTCGTCGTCAGCATGAACCGCGCGGCCTTCTCGGCGTCCTCAGCGGTCTTGACGAGTTGCACAAAGCCCGCCTTACCGCGGCCGCCGGCGTGAACCTGGGCCTTCACGACCGCGAGCGGCGTGGGCTGCCCGGCCGTCGCCGCCTTGAACGCGCCCGACGCCTGGTCGATGCTGGTGATCATCTGCCCCGACGGCACAGGAATGCCGAACGACTTCAGGAGGTCCCTCGCCTGATACTCGTGGATTTTCATGCCTCCATTCTACGAAGCGAGAGGGGATGTTTCCGCCCTGAGGCGACGCACACTTCGTGGCCCAACCACCTACAATGCACCCGCATGCCCACTCGACGGACGAAGGACCAGACCGCCGACGCCGAGCCGCGCCAGGCGGAGACATCGGCCCGCGCCGAGGCCACCCAACTCGCGCCCTCGGCGACCGCCCCCATCGTGGCTTCAGACCCCGCCGTCGCCCGGGAGTTTGCGATCGAGGCCGCCCGCATGGTGAAGGACGACAAGTGCGACGACGTCGTGCTCCTCGACGTCCGCGCCCTGAGCCAAGTGACGGATTACATCGTGGTGGCCTCGGGCACCAGCGCCCGCCAGATGAAGTCGATCCTCGAGCACGTCGAGGAACTCGGGCAGAAGTACGGCTATCGCGCCTTCGCTTCCAGCGTGGACGAGAACGCGTCGTGGATCCTCGTCGATTTCATCGACCTGGTCGTCCACCTCTTCGAGCCGAATACCCGGGCCCACTACGACCTGGAGATGCTGTGGGGCGACGCCGACCGAGTCGAATGGGAACGCCCCGACCAGCAGACCCGCGATCGCGCCGGGTTGGGCGCCGACAAGAAATCCCGGTGATACGACATGCCCGAGGCCCGCACGATCCGTGTCGAACACCCATCGACGCTCGCGGGCGAGGTCGTCGCCTACGACGTCGTGGTCGGCACCGATCTTTACGACTCCATCGCGCGGCGTGTGGGCGCGTCCGCGCACGCCGTCCTCGTCGCCGATCGCGCCGTCGAGCCGTTTGCCCGCGAGATCGCCCGATCGCTCGGCCTCGACGCCGACACCCGCCTCCTCTCCCTCGACGCGGGCGAATCGTGCAAGACTCCCGACTCACTGACGACACTCCTGACATCACTGGCTTCGCTTGACCCGTCTCTGACTCGCGACGGGCGCGTGATTGCCGTTGGCGGCGGCGCGCTCCTCGACCTCGCCGGGCTTGCCGCCTCGCTCCATAAGCGAGGCGTCGCGTGGGTGGCGATCCCAACCACGCTCCTCGGCATGGTCGATGCCAGCGTCGGCGGGAAGACCGGCGTCAATCTTCGGCACGCGAGCGATGGCGCCCTCCTCAAGAACGCAATCGGCACCTTCCATCAGCCGACGCTCGTGCTCGCCGACGTGGCGGCGCTACGCACGCTGCCAGCGCGTGAGTTCCGCTCCGGCCTTGCCGAGTGTATCAAGCACGCCATGATCGCCGCTCCGGACACGCGACTCAATCGCCTCCTCAGCGGATCGATCCCCGACGATCCCCTCGATTGGCTCGAGTCCAACGCCAAGGGAATCCTCTCGCTCGATTCTCCAACTCTGATCGAACTCATTGCGTGGAACGTCTCGATCAAGGCCGCTGTCGTCGCGCGCGATCCCCAGGAGCGGCTCGACACATCGCGACCAAAACTCGAATCACACGCCGCGCCCAGCCGCATGTGGCTCAACCTCGGGCACACCTTTGCTCATGTCCTTGAGGCGTCCGGGGAGTTGCTCCATGGCGAGGCCGTCGGTTTGGGATTGATCGCGGCGTGTTCCACTCGCAACGAGACAGTCGAACTTGCCGAGCGTGTCCGGTCGCTCCTCCAACAGTTTCGGCTTCCGACACGGCATGCCACCGTGCCCGAGGCGATCGAGTTCGTCCGGATCATGGCCAGGGACAAGAAGAACACCTCTGCGGCCCACGAGCGGCTCGTCCTTCCGTCGTGCGGCGGAGGCGTCGAGGTCTGTGACCACGTCGACGTTGCGGCCATCGCCCGTGGATTGGACGCCATTCGCGCCTCGTACGCCCACGGTTGATACGAGACTCAGCGAACGATATCAACCGCGCGTGAGATTCTCGCGCTCGATCATGACTTCCAGGGTCTGGGCCACGAGGTCGATCTCTCGAGACGTGAGCGAGTTGTAGAACGGCAGCGCCAGCGTCCGCTGGCTCACGCTCTCGGCGATTGGGAACATCCCGGGGCGGAACCCGAACCGCTCGCGATAGAACTGCTGCAAATGGATGCACGGGAAGTAGTCCGCCGCACCCACGTCGTGGTTCCGCAGGCCCCGCACGATCCGGTTCCGCTCTTCGCTCGTGTACGTTGGCGCGAGCCGAACGACAAACACGAACCAACTCATCACCGATCCCTCTTCGATCGTCGGCATCACCAGGTGCGGGTGCCCGCAGAGGCGGTCGATATAGGCGCGAGCCACGGCGCTGCGCTTCTCCAGGATCGAGTCCAGACGCTGCATCTGCGCCACGCCGATCGCCGCGTTGATCTCGCTGAGGCGATAGTTGTACCCCAGGCGCTCGTGACGCAGCCATGATCCCGCGGGCACGCCCCCGAACGACCCTTCGGTTCCGTGCGAAGGACTCTGCGGGCCAAGCCCCGTCGTCGCCATCGGGCGGCCCTGATTCCGCAACGAGCGGCACATCTCCGCGAGTCGCTCGTCGTCGGTCACAACCATCCCGCCTTCACCCGTGGTGATCTGCTTGTTGGGATAGAAACCGAAGACACCGATTCGCCCAAAGTGCCCCGCGGGGCGACCCTTGTGCTGCGTCCCCAGCGCCTCGCAGCAGTCTTCGATCAATGGGATCTCGTGCTTCGCCGCGATCTGCGCATAGGCGTCCATGTGCGCGGGGTTCCCGAACGTTTCCACCGCGAGAATCGCCTTCGTCCTGGGCGTGATCGCCGCCTCAACCAGCGATGGATCCATGTTCAGGGTTTTCGGACAGATGTCCACAAACACCGGCTTCGCCCCGACGAACAGGATGCAGTTGGACGATGCGATGAACGAAAACGGCGTCGTGATCACCTCATCCCCGGGACCG encodes:
- the rsfS gene encoding ribosome silencing factor, giving the protein MPTRRTKDQTADAEPRQAETSARAEATQLAPSATAPIVASDPAVAREFAIEAARMVKDDKCDDVVLLDVRALSQVTDYIVVASGTSARQMKSILEHVEELGQKYGYRAFASSVDENASWILVDFIDLVVHLFEPNTRAHYDLEMLWGDADRVEWERPDQQTRDRAGLGADKKSR
- a CDS encoding 3-dehydroquinate synthase — translated: MPEARTIRVEHPSTLAGEVVAYDVVVGTDLYDSIARRVGASAHAVLVADRAVEPFAREIARSLGLDADTRLLSLDAGESCKTPDSLTTLLTSLASLDPSLTRDGRVIAVGGGALLDLAGLAASLHKRGVAWVAIPTTLLGMVDASVGGKTGVNLRHASDGALLKNAIGTFHQPTLVLADVAALRTLPAREFRSGLAECIKHAMIAAPDTRLNRLLSGSIPDDPLDWLESNAKGILSLDSPTLIELIAWNVSIKAAVVARDPQERLDTSRPKLESHAAPSRMWLNLGHTFAHVLEASGELLHGEAVGLGLIAACSTRNETVELAERVRSLLQQFRLPTRHATVPEAIEFVRIMARDKKNTSAAHERLVLPSCGGGVEVCDHVDVAAIARGLDAIRASYAHG
- the sucC gene encoding ADP-forming succinate--CoA ligase subunit beta, with protein sequence MKIHEYQARDLLKSFGIPVPSGQMITSIDQASGAFKAATAGQPTPLAVVKAQVHAGGRGKAGFVQLVKTAEDAEKAARFMLTTRMKSPQTPPEGLDVKRLLIAAGVDIADRKGGVGGGGKEEFYLAITTDRKTRRNVLIASREGGVEIEEVAKKNPGAIHKFPLHPVLGLQAFQARQAAFAIGLTGKLANQAAGIMLNLARLYVEKDCTLAEINPLVVATDPSKGADPMVLAIDAKFNFDDNALFRHKEITQLHDASEENPAEARAQKFGLTYIALDGTIGCLVNGAGLAMATMDIIKLHGGEPANFLDVGGGATEEAVTEAFSIILSDAKVQGVLVNIFGGIMRCDVIAQGIVNAATKHKNADGSVGFKVPLVVRLEGTNVEAGRRLLADASTKLPTLQAATDLTDAAKKVCAAVTK
- a CDS encoding DegT/DnrJ/EryC1/StrS family aminotransferase, whose protein sequence is MARRVDQEIPLSKPDISELEERAVLQVLRSGRLALGPVSEQFEALVADRAGCRYGVSCSSGTAGLHMALLALGIGPGDEVITTPFSFIASSNCILFVGAKPVFVDICPKTLNMDPSLVEAAITPRTKAILAVETFGNPAHMDAYAQIAAKHEIPLIEDCCEALGTQHKGRPAGHFGRIGVFGFYPNKQITTGEGGMVVTDDERLAEMCRSLRNQGRPMATTGLGPQSPSHGTEGSFGGVPAGSWLRHERLGYNYRLSEINAAIGVAQMQRLDSILEKRSAVARAYIDRLCGHPHLVMPTIEEGSVMSWFVFVVRLAPTYTSEERNRIVRGLRNHDVGAADYFPCIHLQQFYRERFGFRPGMFPIAESVSQRTLALPFYNSLTSREIDLVAQTLEVMIERENLTRG
- a CDS encoding heavy-metal-associated domain-containing protein, whose translation is MQTPARVTIAITGMHCAACEGRVAAAIKTIPGVTNVHVSRTASTDAAGPHATVVSDREISLESLRHAVRSASDQGRSYGVIEPHTAPTAAQTATDGEPDNESLYPLFLIVSFIVGVVAIVGLRRLAWSWHESMLDFMAGFFVVFSFFKFLDLRGFVFAYRMYDLIAARSRGYAFVYPFLELALGVAYLTRFQLAITNAVTLVVMVVGTLGVGRAVLNRSRIRCACLGTALNLPMTTVTIVEDVGMALMAAAMLLWPVLS
- a CDS encoding OmpH family outer membrane protein; this encodes MASRHCARTLVLAAAGVGVGLGGLLVGASMLGLAPRATITAQAESSMAVVDTLAVVEAIVLSTPYQTARDARSKAAGDVITALQVQMQEIEQRAQNATPPITQGSPEYDAMAKDYNDKRTAANKEAQALEDFQTNQIKEAYALAVGAINTLAEDRGIAFVMTSRLDTTKFRSMDSNGVGQEVLARTVVRWPKALDLTDDVLKALSVTRAPEELPNAEPVYPPNSGLAPQPAPTTP